From the Acidovorax sp. NCPPB 3576 genome, the window GTGTACGTCGTGCTGCTGCTGGCCGGCCTGAGCTTCCTGGGCCTGGGCATCCAGCCGCCCGCGGCCGACTGGGGGTCGCTCGTGCGCGAGAACATCGGCGCGCTGCCCGACGCCGGCGCCTCGGTCATCGCGCCGGCGCTGGCCATCGCCAGCCTGACCATCGCGGTCAATCTCGTCATCGACAACCTGCCGGGCCGCGCGGCCCGCGAACGCGGAGGGCGTTGAACATGGGGGCATCCGTTGTCGTCAAAGACCTGAGTATCACCGCGGGCGACCAGACGCTGGTCGATGCTCTGAGCTTTCAAATCGCGCCCGGCGAGGTGCTGGCGCTCATCGGCGAATCCGGCTCCGGCAAGACCACCACGGCGCTCGCGCTGATGGGCTATGCACGGCACGGCTGCACCATCTCCGGCGGCAGCGTGCGCATCGGCGACGTCGATGTGCTGCACCTGGCGCCCGCCGCCCAGCGCGCGCTGCGCGGGCGCACCGTGGCCTACATCGCGCAGAGCGCCGCCGCGTCGTTCAACCCCTCGCGCACCATCATGGACCAGGTGGTCGAGCCCACCCGCATCCACGGCAGCATGAAGCGCGCCGAGGCCGAGGCCAAGGCGGTGCAGCTGTTCCGCGAACTCGCGCTGCCCGATCCGGACACCATCGGCGACCGCTACCCCCACCAGGTCTCGGGCGGGCAACTGCAGCGGCTGATGGCCGCCATGGCGCTCATCACCGACCCCGACCTCGTCATCCTCGACGAGCCCACCACCGCGCTGGACGTGACCACGCAGATCGAGGTGCTGCTCGCCTTTCGCCGCGTGGTGCGCGAACGCCGCGCCACCGCCGTCTATGTGAGCCACGACCTCGCCGTGGTGGCGCAAATGGCTGACCACATCCTCGTGCTGCGCAACGGCCAGATGCAGGAGGTGGACACCACCGCGCACATCCTCGCCGCCCCGGCCCACCAGTACACCCGGTGCCTGCTGGCCGCCGCGCGCCCCACGCCGCGCGTGGCCGAGCACTGCCGGGGCGAGGGCGAGCTGCTGCTCGATGTGCGCGACCTGTCCGCCGGCTACGGCCCGACCGACGCCACCGGCCGCCCCGCCGCGCTCATCCTGGAAGACATCAGCTTCAAGCTCTACCGCGGCCAGGCCATCGGCGTCATCGGCGAATCG encodes:
- a CDS encoding ABC transporter ATP-binding protein, with translation MGASVVVKDLSITAGDQTLVDALSFQIAPGEVLALIGESGSGKTTTALALMGYARHGCTISGGSVRIGDVDVLHLAPAAQRALRGRTVAYIAQSAAASFNPSRTIMDQVVEPTRIHGSMKRAEAEAKAVQLFRELALPDPDTIGDRYPHQVSGGQLQRLMAAMALITDPDLVILDEPTTALDVTTQIEVLLAFRRVVRERRATAVYVSHDLAVVAQMADHILVLRNGQMQEVDTTAHILAAPAHQYTRCLLAAARPTPRVAEHCRGEGELLLDVRDLSAGYGPTDATGRPAALILEDISFKLYRGQAIGVIGESGSGKTTLARAIAGLIQPWHGTMLFGNSELKTTLGSRTKEELRRIQIVFQMADTALNPSHTIERILARPLQFYKGLKGEALQRRIRELLDLVKLPHSVADRLPGGLSGGQKQRVNLARALAADPDLILCDEVTSALDTVVGAAVLDLMAELRRELGVSYLFISHDLHTVRSVCDEIVVMQHGRKLAQVARADYDRGPHHPYYELLARSVPELRQGWLEERAGAPAVLAAAA